The Mangrovibacillus cuniculi sequence TGAGCTCTTTTTATTTTGGTAGTTCAATAGTAAATTCTTGATTCTCTTTTGATAAGTCAATGGAGGAAGCTTTGACCTTTGTCCCATTTTTTAGTTCATGTTCTGACAAAGCAACATAAATAATGTTTTCAGAAGGCATGACACGAACCCATTCAGGAAATTCGTATTGTCGATCAATGTACCCCATGATATAGGAAATAGGCACTTTAAGACCACCTACTTGAAGATCATCTGCTTGTAAGACAACGTCTCCATTTTCTTGTGCTTCTGGAATAAAGTCTACTTGCATTTGAATCGTACTCGAAAATACAGGTACTTCTCCTTTAAGCTTCACAGCATCCTCTATTTCGATATCATATTCTATTTCTCCAACGGCCCAATCTTGAGAAGACAAGGTGTGATCAATTAGTTTATTTAG is a genomic window containing:
- a CDS encoding YpmS family protein, producing the protein MNKKRSPWAFAFWILLALNMVAILFLFFSATSTKSNFISAPSSAKVNGTQFNISLNKVDLNKLIDHTLSSQDWAVGEIEYDIEIEDAVKLKGEVPVFSSTIQMQVDFIPEAQENGDVVLQADDLQVGGLKVPISYIMGYIDRQYEFPEWVRVMPSENIIYVALSEHELKNGTKVKASSIDLSKENQEFTIELPK